The Trinickia acidisoli genome includes a window with the following:
- a CDS encoding extracellular solute-binding protein produces the protein MTVTTTTIGRRSCTPLSARKFFAWRLLLACCFVWALGAATPAHAVYAIAQFGEPKYPPSFKHFDYVNPDAPKGGTLVLANPNRLTSFDKFNPFTLRGNPAPGVEMLFESLTTGSSDEAASAYGLLADDIRIAPDRLSVTFHINPRARFSNGDPVTAEDVKYSFDTLKSPQAAPQYAVFFGDIARAVIVDPATIRFEFRQPNRELPLLAGSIPIFSHKWGMKPDGTRIPFDQLAFQRPIGSGPYVIDRYDNGQTITYRRDPSYWGATLPVRVGTDNFDYITYKLYADSTARLEAFKAGEYDALVEYIARNWARRDVGKRFDDGELVKREFRQHNGTGMQGFVMNLRRPLFKDIRVRKALDLAFDFEWLNRQLFFGGYTRLDSYFADSVQQASGMPSAGELAILNPLRAQLDPSVFGPMTVQPVTDPPGSLRANLLKARALLAEAGWHYRDGALRNAQGQPFRFEILDDSGASMEPVAAAYIRNLQKLGIEAIFRTVDFALIQKRYDTFDFDMTSLRYPEVQVPGTEQVSRFGSESADEQGSDNLMGLKSPAVDAILRALVHAQTKEQLVDAARALDRVLMHGYYVVPQWYSTTHRIAYKRTLRYPATLPLYYSANDWIVSTWWVAPSSHGGTQAVAR, from the coding sequence CGTCTATGCGATCGCGCAATTCGGCGAGCCCAAGTACCCGCCGAGCTTCAAGCACTTCGATTACGTGAACCCCGACGCGCCGAAAGGCGGCACGCTCGTCTTGGCCAATCCGAATCGGCTGACGAGCTTCGACAAGTTCAATCCGTTCACGCTGCGCGGCAACCCGGCCCCCGGCGTCGAAATGCTGTTCGAGAGCTTGACGACCGGCAGCAGCGACGAAGCGGCATCGGCATATGGGCTGCTCGCCGACGATATCCGTATCGCACCCGATCGCTTGTCCGTCACGTTCCACATCAATCCGCGCGCGCGTTTTTCGAACGGCGATCCGGTTACGGCCGAGGACGTCAAGTACTCGTTCGATACGCTCAAGAGCCCGCAAGCGGCGCCGCAGTACGCCGTGTTCTTCGGCGACATCGCGCGCGCGGTCATCGTCGATCCGGCGACGATCCGCTTCGAATTTCGTCAGCCGAACCGAGAGCTGCCGCTGCTTGCCGGCAGCATCCCGATCTTTTCGCACAAGTGGGGGATGAAGCCCGACGGCACGCGCATACCGTTCGATCAACTCGCGTTCCAACGGCCGATCGGCAGCGGCCCGTACGTCATCGATCGTTACGACAACGGCCAGACGATCACTTATCGGCGCGATCCGTCGTATTGGGGGGCGACATTGCCCGTGCGGGTCGGCACCGACAATTTCGACTACATCACGTATAAGCTCTACGCCGACAGCACCGCGCGGCTCGAAGCCTTCAAGGCCGGCGAATACGATGCGCTCGTCGAGTACATCGCTCGCAATTGGGCGCGGCGCGACGTGGGCAAGCGCTTCGATGACGGCGAACTCGTCAAGCGCGAGTTCCGCCAGCACAACGGCACGGGCATGCAAGGCTTCGTGATGAATTTGCGGCGGCCGCTGTTTAAGGACATCCGAGTGCGCAAGGCGCTGGACCTCGCATTCGATTTCGAGTGGCTGAATCGGCAACTGTTTTTTGGGGGCTATACGCGGCTCGACAGCTACTTCGCCGATAGCGTCCAGCAGGCGAGCGGCATGCCGAGCGCCGGCGAGCTGGCGATATTGAACCCGCTGCGCGCGCAGCTCGACCCTTCGGTATTCGGGCCGATGACGGTGCAGCCGGTCACCGATCCGCCCGGTTCGCTGCGCGCCAATCTGCTCAAGGCGCGCGCGCTGCTGGCCGAAGCCGGCTGGCACTATCGCGACGGCGCGCTGCGAAATGCACAGGGGCAGCCGTTCCGGTTCGAGATCCTCGACGACTCAGGCGCATCGATGGAGCCCGTGGCGGCCGCCTACATCCGCAATTTGCAGAAGCTCGGTATCGAAGCGATTTTCCGTACGGTCGATTTCGCATTGATCCAAAAGCGCTACGACACGTTCGATTTCGACATGACGTCGCTGCGCTACCCGGAAGTGCAAGTGCCGGGAACCGAGCAGGTCTCGCGCTTCGGCAGCGAGTCCGCCGACGAGCAGGGCTCGGACAATCTGATGGGCCTCAAGTCGCCGGCCGTCGATGCGATCTTGCGCGCGCTCGTGCATGCGCAGACGAAGGAGCAGCTCGTCGATGCGGCGCGCGCGCTCGATCGGGTGCTCATGCACGGCTACTATGTCGTGCCGCAGTGGTACAGCACCACGCATCGCATCGCCTATAAGCGCACGCTGCGTTATCCGGCGACGCTGCCGCTGTACTATTCGGCGAACGATTGGATCGTGTCGACATGGTGGGTCGCGCCGTCGTCGCATGGCGGGACTCAGGCCGTGGCGCGCTGA
- a CDS encoding microcin C ABC transporter permease YejB, whose amino-acid sequence MWSYILKRLLLMIPTLLGVLTVTFAVIQFVPGGPVEQAAYELRKGTAQEGQARPFGLRVHSGIDAQQLAQLKALYGFDKPPLARYWLMLSRFARFDLGQSYFHHQSVWSLVVSKLPVSISIGLWTFFLSYLISVPLGIAKAIRNGSPFDVATSLVVLVGYAIPGFVLGVLLLVLFGGGSFLQIFPLRGLVSDNFSQLSLLGKIVDYLWHIALPVTASVVGSFAVITMLTKNAFLDEIKKQYVLTARAKGLSEKRVLWKHVLRNAMLPLVVGFPAAFIGAFFTGSLLIETLFSLDGLGLLSYESVVRRDYPVVLGTLYLFTLIGLATKLLSDLCYIWVDPRIQFERLER is encoded by the coding sequence ATGTGGAGCTACATCCTCAAACGATTGCTGCTGATGATTCCGACGCTGCTCGGCGTGCTGACGGTGACGTTCGCCGTCATTCAGTTCGTGCCGGGAGGCCCCGTCGAGCAAGCGGCCTACGAGCTGCGCAAGGGAACGGCGCAAGAGGGGCAGGCGCGGCCGTTCGGCCTGCGCGTGCACTCGGGCATCGACGCGCAGCAACTCGCGCAGCTCAAAGCGCTGTATGGCTTCGACAAGCCGCCGCTCGCGCGCTATTGGCTCATGCTGTCGCGCTTCGCGCGCTTCGACCTCGGGCAAAGCTACTTCCACCATCAGAGCGTGTGGTCGCTCGTCGTGTCGAAGCTGCCCGTGTCGATCAGCATCGGGCTATGGACGTTTTTCCTCTCGTATCTGATATCGGTGCCGCTCGGTATTGCCAAGGCCATACGCAACGGCTCGCCGTTCGACGTGGCGACGAGCCTCGTCGTGCTCGTCGGCTACGCGATTCCAGGTTTCGTGCTCGGCGTGCTGCTGCTCGTGCTGTTCGGCGGCGGCTCGTTTCTGCAAATCTTCCCGCTGCGCGGCTTGGTGTCGGACAACTTCTCGCAGTTGAGTCTGCTCGGCAAGATCGTCGATTACCTTTGGCACATCGCGCTGCCCGTGACGGCGTCGGTCGTCGGCAGCTTCGCCGTCATCACGATGCTGACGAAGAACGCATTTCTCGACGAGATCAAAAAGCAGTACGTGCTGACGGCGCGCGCGAAGGGTTTGAGCGAAAAGCGCGTGCTCTGGAAGCACGTATTGCGCAATGCGATGCTGCCGCTCGTGGTCGGATTTCCGGCCGCCTTCATCGGCGCGTTCTTTACGGGCAGCTTGCTGATCGAAACGCTGTTTTCGCTCGATGGGCTCGGGCTGCTCTCGTATGAATCGGTCGTGCGCCGGGACTATCCCGTCGTGCTCGGCACGCTGTATCTCTTCACGCTGATCGGGCTCGCGACGAAGCTGCTCTCGGATCTGTGCTACATCTGGGTCGATCCGCGCATTCAATTCGAACGACTGGAGCGCTAA
- a CDS encoding ABC transporter permease, translating into MRRVWQRFKAQRLGYWSLVLFVIAFALSLAGPLWSNDKPLVVRYDGHLYFPIVKTYAETTFGGDFPTPADYLDPFVRRRFALPGNFAVYPPNHYYYDTLNYFSREPNPAPPSHENWLGTDAQGRDVFARLLYGFRVSVEFALVLTLIGSVLGIAAGAVQGYFGGRIDIVGQRLIEIWSALPELYLLIIFASIFEPSFVLLIVLLSLFGWIGLSDYVRAECLRHRTQDYVRAARAIGLSNWQIIWRHVLPNSMTPVITFLPFRMSGSILALTSLDFLGLGVPPPTPSLGELLAEGKANLDAWWISLSTFGVLVVTLLLLTFMGDALRNALDTRIADAMRAGGNQ; encoded by the coding sequence ATGCGGCGCGTATGGCAGCGCTTCAAGGCGCAGCGCCTCGGTTATTGGAGCCTCGTGCTGTTCGTCATCGCCTTCGCCTTGAGCTTGGCCGGGCCGCTATGGTCGAACGACAAACCGCTCGTCGTGCGCTACGACGGCCATCTGTATTTTCCGATCGTGAAGACGTACGCCGAGACCACCTTCGGCGGCGACTTTCCCACGCCGGCCGATTACCTCGACCCGTTCGTGCGGCGTCGCTTCGCGTTGCCGGGCAATTTCGCCGTCTATCCGCCGAATCATTACTACTACGACACGCTCAATTACTTCTCGCGCGAGCCCAATCCCGCGCCGCCTTCGCACGAAAACTGGCTCGGCACCGATGCCCAGGGGCGTGACGTATTCGCGCGGCTCTTGTACGGCTTTCGCGTGTCGGTCGAGTTCGCTTTGGTGCTGACGTTGATCGGCAGCGTGCTCGGCATTGCCGCGGGCGCGGTGCAGGGGTATTTCGGTGGTCGCATCGACATCGTCGGGCAACGCTTGATCGAAATCTGGAGCGCCTTGCCCGAGCTGTATTTGCTGATCATCTTCGCGTCGATCTTCGAGCCGAGTTTCGTGCTGCTCATCGTCTTGCTGTCGCTGTTCGGCTGGATCGGCTTGTCCGATTACGTGCGCGCCGAGTGCCTGCGCCATCGGACGCAGGACTACGTGCGTGCCGCGCGCGCGATCGGGCTTTCGAATTGGCAAATCATCTGGCGCCACGTGCTGCCCAACAGCATGACGCCCGTCATCACGTTCTTGCCGTTTCGCATGAGCGGATCGATTCTGGCGCTGACGAGCCTCGACTTCCTCGGCCTCGGTGTGCCGCCGCCCACGCCGAGCTTGGGTGAATTGCTTGCCGAGGGCAAGGCCAATCTCGACGCTTGGTGGATTTCGCTGTCGACGTTCGGCGTGCTGGTCGTCACGCTGCTGCTGTTGACGTTCATGGGCGATGCGCTGCGCAACGCACTCGATACGCGCATTGCCGATGCGATGCGGGCAGGAGGGAATCAATGA
- a CDS encoding ABC transporter ATP-binding protein, with amino-acid sequence MSAAFATQGTHDAAAAQTEPLLALEHLRIAFGDTVAVDDLTFAIGQGERVALVGESGSGKTVTALSILRLLRDAQVSGAIRLAGEDLLGKSERAMQGLRGSQIAMIFQEPMTALNPLYTIGEQIAETIVAHEGVPAQQGRVRAVELLARTGVTEPGKRVLSYPHQLSGGQRQRAMIAMALACRPRLLLADEPTTALDVTIRAQIVDLLLDIQRDEAQKRGMAVLLITHDLNLVRRFAQRVVVMEQGVLVESGSVERIFEAPQHPYTQRLIASRPQRQVTPVLPIAPVLLDAQGVSVAFPTKASGMRGWFRPGRFEAVSNASLSVRQGETLGIVGESGSGKSTLAMALLGLQRTAGGAIEFQGRPLSAYRGREQTLLRSNMQVVFQDPFSSLSPRQTIERVVGEGLALHCPQLDAAARHDKVVAALREVGIDRTALARYPHEFSGGQRQRIAIARALVLEPRLLVLDEPTSALDVSIQQQVLTLLTTLQHKYNLGFVFISHDLAVIGAMAHRVVVMQNGAIVETGDVEKIFSEPAHPYTRKLLHASLQE; translated from the coding sequence ATGAGCGCCGCATTTGCCACGCAAGGCACGCATGACGCCGCGGCCGCGCAGACCGAGCCGCTCCTAGCGCTCGAGCACCTGCGTATTGCGTTCGGCGATACGGTTGCCGTCGACGATCTGACGTTTGCGATCGGGCAGGGCGAGCGCGTCGCGCTCGTCGGCGAGTCGGGTTCGGGCAAGACCGTCACGGCACTCTCGATCTTGCGGCTCTTGCGCGATGCGCAAGTGAGCGGCGCGATCCGCTTGGCGGGCGAGGATTTGCTCGGCAAGAGCGAGCGCGCCATGCAGGGCCTGCGCGGCTCGCAGATCGCGATGATCTTTCAAGAGCCGATGACGGCGCTCAATCCGCTGTATACGATCGGCGAGCAGATTGCCGAGACGATCGTCGCGCATGAGGGCGTGCCGGCGCAGCAAGGTCGTGTGCGCGCCGTCGAGCTGCTGGCGCGCACAGGCGTGACCGAGCCTGGAAAGCGGGTGCTCAGCTATCCGCATCAGCTTTCGGGGGGGCAGCGTCAGCGCGCGATGATCGCGATGGCGCTCGCGTGCCGTCCGCGTCTGTTGCTGGCCGACGAACCCACGACCGCGCTCGACGTCACGATTCGAGCGCAGATCGTCGACCTGCTGCTCGACATCCAGCGCGACGAGGCGCAAAAGCGCGGCATGGCCGTGCTGTTGATCACGCACGACCTCAATCTGGTGCGGAGATTCGCACAGCGCGTGGTGGTGATGGAGCAGGGCGTGCTCGTGGAAAGCGGTTCGGTCGAGCGTATCTTCGAAGCGCCGCAGCATCCGTACACGCAGCGATTGATCGCGAGCCGTCCACAGCGGCAGGTGACACCGGTGCTACCGATCGCCCCGGTGCTGCTCGACGCGCAAGGTGTGTCGGTGGCGTTCCCGACGAAGGCGTCCGGTATGCGCGGATGGTTCCGCCCCGGCCGTTTCGAAGCGGTCTCGAACGCTTCGTTGAGCGTGAGGCAAGGCGAAACGCTTGGCATCGTCGGCGAGTCGGGCTCGGGCAAGTCGACGCTGGCAATGGCGCTGCTCGGGCTGCAGCGCACGGCGGGCGGGGCGATCGAGTTCCAAGGCCGGCCGCTGTCTGCCTATCGAGGCCGCGAGCAGACGCTCCTGCGCTCGAATATGCAGGTCGTCTTTCAAGATCCCTTCAGTTCGCTTTCGCCGCGGCAGACGATCGAGCGCGTCGTCGGCGAGGGGCTCGCGTTGCACTGCCCGCAGCTCGATGCAGCCGCCCGGCACGATAAGGTGGTCGCGGCGCTGCGCGAAGTGGGGATCGATCGGACGGCGCTGGCGCGCTACCCGCACGAATTTTCGGGCGGGCAACGGCAGCGGATCGCGATCGCCCGCGCGCTCGTGCTCGAGCCGCGCCTGCTCGTGCTCGACGAGCCGACGAGCGCGCTCGACGTCTCGATCCAGCAGCAAGTTCTAACCCTATTAACAACGCTGCAGCACAAATACAACCTGGGCTTCGTATTCATCAGCCATGACCTGGCGGTAATAGGGGCGATGGCGCACCGGGTGGTGGTCATGCAAAACGGAGCGATCGTTGAAACGGGCGATGTCGAAAAAATCTTCTCCGAACCGGCGCATCCGTATACGCGAAAACTCCTGCACGCGAGTCTGCAAGAGTAA
- a CDS encoding C40 family peptidase, with protein sequence MQHRYFAQACTRVVAGMFIGVLMTAANGAFADETNNSQQIASPTPAQIESEVSSSSLASALPAQSTNETTPSGRAKAFLSGMAGKAGDVVVGALNMIGVRYRWGGSSPDSGLDCSGFVRYVFQDTLGLALPRRAEEMSRVGEKVRLADLKPGDLVFFNTMRRTFSHVGIYIGGNKFVHSPSTGSTIRVDDLDDSYWEKHFTGARRIETQFPGQADDLRKRVSATLGVDGNARGEASSIGSN encoded by the coding sequence ATGCAGCACCGATATTTTGCCCAGGCTTGTACGCGCGTCGTCGCCGGGATGTTCATTGGCGTGTTGATGACGGCAGCAAACGGCGCGTTTGCAGACGAAACGAACAATTCGCAGCAAATCGCTTCTCCCACTCCGGCTCAGATCGAGTCGGAAGTCTCGTCCTCTTCCCTCGCTTCCGCTTTGCCTGCGCAGTCGACCAACGAAACGACCCCGAGCGGCCGTGCCAAGGCGTTCCTGTCGGGAATGGCGGGTAAGGCCGGTGATGTCGTCGTGGGCGCACTGAACATGATCGGCGTGCGCTACCGCTGGGGTGGCAGCTCGCCGGACTCAGGGCTCGATTGCAGCGGTTTCGTGCGCTACGTATTCCAAGACACGCTCGGTTTGGCGCTGCCGCGCCGCGCCGAGGAAATGAGTCGCGTCGGAGAGAAGGTCAGATTGGCCGACCTGAAGCCGGGCGATCTCGTGTTCTTCAATACGATGCGCCGCACGTTCTCGCACGTTGGCATCTACATCGGCGGCAACAAGTTCGTGCATTCTCCGTCCACGGGCAGCACGATCCGCGTCGACGATCTCGACGACAGCTACTGGGAAAAGCACTTTACGGGCGCACGCCGGATCGAAACTCAGTTTCCGGGCCAGGCTGACGATTTGCGCAAGCGCGTGAGTGCAACGCTCGGCGTCGACGGCAACGCCCGCGGCGAAGCGAGCAGCATCGGTAGCAATTGA
- a CDS encoding patatin-like phospholipase family protein codes for MMCARRLARGVPGRCRSEPGASMRAPLGARPEIPLKPSSPRLTRRGFSVVCASALLAACASPTTRPVASVAPAQPPAVPPRPLRIGLALGGGAARGFAHIGVIKALEARGLQIDLVCGTSAGSVVGALYASGMTGLQINKLALTMDQASISDWAMPFRTRGFLQGVALQHYVDSTLHDRPIEKMVKPLGIVATDLRSGQPILFQRGDTGIAVRASCSVPSIFEPVKIAGHEYVDGGLVSPVPASFARKMGADFVIAVDISADPETALTQNSFDVLLQTFTIMGQTIKTYELEKYADFVIRPNLAAMSGADFSQRNEAILAGESAVARLYGELERKLAERRAGTAAAA; via the coding sequence ATGATGTGCGCGCGCCGCCTTGCGCGCGGCGTGCCGGGGCGGTGCCGATCCGAGCCCGGCGCATCGATGCGCGCCCCGCTCGGCGCGCGGCCGGAGATACCGTTGAAACCGTCTTCCCCTCGCCTCACTCGCCGCGGATTTTCCGTCGTTTGCGCCTCGGCCCTACTCGCGGCCTGCGCCTCGCCCACGACCCGCCCGGTCGCTTCGGTTGCACCGGCCCAGCCGCCGGCCGTGCCGCCAAGACCGCTTCGCATCGGGCTCGCGCTCGGCGGCGGCGCCGCGCGCGGCTTCGCCCATATCGGCGTCATCAAGGCGCTCGAAGCGCGCGGGCTGCAGATCGACCTCGTCTGCGGCACGAGCGCGGGCTCCGTCGTCGGCGCGCTTTACGCCTCGGGCATGACGGGCCTGCAAATCAATAAGTTGGCACTGACGATGGATCAAGCATCCATCAGCGATTGGGCCATGCCGTTTCGCACGCGCGGTTTCCTGCAAGGCGTCGCCTTGCAGCACTACGTCGATTCGACGCTGCACGATCGGCCGATCGAAAAAATGGTGAAGCCGCTCGGCATCGTCGCCACCGATCTGCGCAGCGGCCAGCCGATTCTCTTTCAGCGCGGCGATACCGGCATCGCGGTGCGGGCGTCGTGCAGCGTTCCGTCCATCTTCGAACCGGTCAAGATCGCCGGGCACGAGTACGTGGACGGCGGACTCGTGAGCCCTGTGCCGGCCTCGTTCGCGCGCAAGATGGGCGCCGACTTCGTCATTGCCGTCGACATCTCGGCCGATCCGGAAACCGCGCTGACGCAGAACTCATTCGACGTACTGCTGCAAACGTTCACGATCATGGGCCAAACGATCAAGACCTATGAGCTCGAGAAATACGCCGATTTCGTGATTCGCCCCAACCTCGCGGCGATGAGCGGTGCCGATTTCAGTCAACGCAACGAAGCGATTCTCGCCGGTGAATCGGCTGTTGCTCGGCTGTACGGCGAGTTGGAACGCAAACTCGCCGAGCGGCGCGCAGGAACGGCCGCCGCAGCTTGA
- the gltX gene encoding glutamate--tRNA ligase, which translates to MTTVRTRFAPSPTGFIHLGNIRSALYPWAFARKMKGTFILRIEDTDVERSTSESVDAILEGMAWLGLDFDEGPFYQMQRMDRYREVVEQMLEQGLAYRCYMSVEELDALRERQREAGEKPRYDGTWRPEPGKTLPTPPAGIEPVIRFKNPLTGVVAWDDAVKGPVEISNDELDDLVIARPDGTPTYNFCVVVDDLDMRITHVIRGDDHVNNTPRQINILRALGGQTPVYAHLPTVLNEAGEKMSKRHGAMSVTGYRDAGYLPEAVLNYLARLGWSHGDAEIFSREQFIEWFNLEHLGKSPAQYDHNKLNWLNNHYIKEADGARLAQLAKPFLAALGIDEAALAQGPDAASVVALMKDRATTIKEIAENAAMFYRTPAPEPEALEQHVTDAVRPALAELVDALRACEWTKEGISAALKATLAAHKLKMPQLAMPVRLLVAGTTHTPSIDAVLVLFGRERVVSRIGAALSA; encoded by the coding sequence ATGACCACCGTTCGTACCCGTTTCGCTCCGAGCCCCACTGGTTTCATCCACCTCGGCAACATCCGCTCCGCGCTCTACCCGTGGGCGTTCGCGCGCAAGATGAAAGGCACGTTCATCCTGCGGATCGAGGATACCGACGTGGAGCGCTCGACGTCCGAATCGGTCGACGCGATTCTCGAAGGCATGGCGTGGCTCGGCCTCGACTTCGACGAAGGCCCGTTCTATCAGATGCAGCGCATGGACCGCTATCGCGAGGTCGTTGAGCAGATGCTCGAGCAAGGCCTCGCGTATCGCTGCTATATGTCGGTCGAAGAGCTCGATGCGTTGCGCGAGCGGCAACGCGAGGCCGGCGAGAAGCCGCGCTACGACGGCACTTGGCGCCCCGAGCCCGGCAAGACCTTGCCGACGCCGCCGGCCGGCATCGAGCCCGTGATCCGCTTCAAGAATCCGCTGACGGGCGTGGTCGCTTGGGACGACGCGGTCAAGGGCCCTGTCGAAATCTCGAACGACGAACTCGACGATCTCGTCATCGCGCGCCCTGACGGCACGCCGACCTACAACTTCTGCGTCGTCGTCGACGATCTCGACATGCGTATCACGCACGTGATTCGCGGCGACGATCACGTGAACAACACGCCGCGCCAGATCAACATCTTGCGCGCGCTCGGCGGGCAGACGCCGGTCTATGCGCATTTGCCGACCGTGCTCAACGAAGCGGGCGAGAAGATGAGCAAGCGGCACGGCGCGATGAGCGTGACGGGTTATCGCGATGCCGGCTATTTGCCCGAAGCGGTGCTCAACTATCTCGCGCGCCTCGGTTGGTCGCACGGCGATGCCGAGATCTTTTCGCGCGAACAGTTCATCGAGTGGTTCAACCTGGAGCATCTGGGCAAGTCGCCGGCTCAGTACGATCACAACAAGCTGAACTGGCTGAACAACCACTACATCAAGGAAGCCGACGGTGCGCGGCTCGCGCAGTTGGCCAAGCCGTTCTTGGCGGCGCTCGGCATCGACGAGGCGGCGCTCGCCCAGGGGCCCGATGCGGCGTCGGTCGTCGCGCTGATGAAGGACCGCGCCACGACGATCAAAGAGATTGCCGAGAACGCGGCGATGTTCTACCGCACGCCGGCGCCGGAGCCCGAGGCACTCGAGCAGCATGTGACCGATGCGGTGCGGCCCGCGCTCGCGGAACTCGTCGATGCGCTGCGCGCTTGTGAGTGGACGAAGGAGGGCATCTCGGCCGCGCTGAAGGCAACGCTCGCTGCGCATAAGCTCAAGATGCCGCAACTCGCCATGCCCGTGCGTTTGCTCGTTGCCGGTACAACCCATACGCCGTCGATCGACGCCGTGCTCGTATTGTTCGGTCGCGAGCGCGTCGTGAGTCGGATCGGCGCGGCGTTGAGTGCTTGA
- a CDS encoding GNAT family N-acetyltransferase, whose translation MFDPTDAPLHCAPSPFHLREASMSDFAFGEALTRTNMGRYYERHRLAWRADLFLASWQESENFILESDQEPIGLLRLTEEGDSLHVRDVQIAERHRGQGAGTFLLETSHRWARERGLHELQLRVFVDNPAARLYLRMGYRLAGPRLAQLGAIRHMTRRV comes from the coding sequence ATGTTCGATCCGACCGACGCGCCGTTGCATTGTGCGCCATCGCCGTTTCACCTTCGCGAAGCGTCGATGAGCGATTTCGCCTTTGGTGAGGCGCTCACGCGTACCAATATGGGCCGCTATTACGAGCGTCATCGATTGGCTTGGCGAGCCGACCTCTTTCTTGCGAGTTGGCAGGAATCGGAAAACTTCATCCTCGAAAGCGACCAAGAGCCGATCGGCTTGCTACGCCTCACCGAGGAGGGGGATTCGCTGCACGTTCGCGACGTGCAGATCGCCGAGCGTCATCGCGGCCAAGGCGCGGGGACGTTCCTGCTCGAAACTTCGCACCGCTGGGCGCGCGAGCGGGGGCTGCACGAGCTTCAGTTGCGCGTGTTCGTCGATAATCCCGCGGCACGGCTCTACTTGCGGATGGGGTATCGGCTGGCCGGCCCTCGGCTCGCTCAATTGGGTGCCATTCGCCATATGACGCGGCGCGTTTGA
- a CDS encoding AraC family transcriptional regulator, translated as MDTNEPAEPMSTARVRLLDIPPRVAPTCAHPIRVRARPMPAGERIALHMHAWAQLAYASRGVMRVAVESSTWMVPPSRAIWVPPRVPHEIFIIEDAYLRTLYIDESVVPGGLDACRVVDVSGLLREVIAALDADGLDTARERLLGALALDEITRSEPLPLSVPMPSEKRLRALCEALLADPGNTDPLEYWAASVGASTRTIARLFRQELGMSFSQWRQQAVLARAIPLLNRGRALSQIAHELGYQSQSAFSAMFRRAFGESPRAFMMRDGGQAPEHASADDDFDGLLESSAGM; from the coding sequence ATGGACACGAACGAACCCGCCGAGCCTATGTCGACCGCGCGCGTGCGCCTCCTCGACATCCCGCCAAGGGTCGCGCCTACCTGCGCTCATCCGATTCGCGTGCGCGCCCGGCCGATGCCGGCTGGGGAGCGCATCGCGCTGCACATGCACGCGTGGGCGCAGCTCGCCTATGCGTCGCGCGGCGTGATGCGCGTCGCGGTCGAAAGCAGTACATGGATGGTGCCGCCGTCGCGGGCGATTTGGGTGCCGCCGCGCGTGCCGCATGAAATCTTCATCATAGAAGATGCGTATCTGCGCACGCTCTACATCGACGAGTCCGTCGTGCCGGGAGGGCTCGACGCATGTCGTGTCGTCGACGTCTCCGGATTGCTGCGTGAAGTCATAGCCGCACTCGACGCCGACGGCCTGGACACCGCGCGTGAGCGGCTCCTCGGCGCACTCGCACTCGACGAGATCACACGCTCCGAGCCGCTGCCGCTGTCGGTGCCCATGCCGAGCGAGAAGCGATTGCGTGCGCTCTGCGAAGCCCTGCTGGCCGATCCCGGCAACACCGACCCGCTCGAGTACTGGGCCGCGAGCGTGGGCGCGAGTACGCGTACGATCGCGCGCCTGTTTCGCCAAGAGCTCGGCATGAGCTTTTCGCAGTGGCGCCAGCAAGCGGTGCTGGCGCGCGCCATTCCATTGCTGAACCGCGGCCGTGCGCTGTCGCAAATCGCACACGAGCTCGGCTATCAGAGCCAAAGCGCATTTTCAGCGATGTTCCGGCGCGCGTTCGGCGAAAGCCCGCGTGCCTTCATGATGCGTGATGGTGGACAGGCGCCCGAACATGCCAGCGCCGACGACGACTTCGACGGCCTCCTCGAGTCCTCCGCGGGCATGTAA
- a CDS encoding gamma-glutamylcyclotransferase family protein, whose translation MRHVFIYGTLRAGEINDIGLAAARHGIGTPRLIGRAAVAGRLYDLGDYPGLVQDETAGLVRGDVYEIDEALVPVLDDIEGVHTGTDSVFKSREVTAAVGDSPLRCFFYPIDDVSAMGRPRIEAGDWVSYRLARDAVSTLKYGR comes from the coding sequence ATGCGACACGTGTTCATTTACGGAACCCTGAGAGCGGGCGAGATCAATGACATCGGGCTGGCGGCGGCGCGCCATGGCATCGGCACGCCGCGGCTGATCGGCAGAGCGGCCGTCGCGGGGCGGCTATACGACTTGGGCGATTATCCGGGGCTCGTGCAGGACGAGACGGCGGGACTCGTGCGCGGCGATGTCTATGAGATCGACGAAGCGCTCGTGCCCGTGCTCGACGACATCGAAGGCGTGCACACAGGGACCGACAGCGTGTTCAAATCGCGCGAAGTGACCGCCGCTGTGGGGGACAGTCCGTTGCGATGCTTTTTCTATCCGATCGACGATGTCTCGGCCATGGGGCGTCCCCGTATCGAGGCAGGCGACTGGGTCAGCTATCGCCTTGCGCGCGACGCGGTCTCCACGTTGAAGTACGGCCGCTGA